In one window of Bacteroidales bacterium DNA:
- a CDS encoding GatB/YqeY domain-containing protein: MELEILINEDIKQAMLNKDKAKLEALRAIKAALLLEKTGKDVSSGEIPGEVELKLLQKLVKQRRESAEVYKAQQRPELAEVEIFQASIIEKYLPEQMSEDELKAVIQRIIVTTGAQSIKDMGKVMGIAGKELAGKADNKTVADLIKQALGS, translated from the coding sequence ATGGAACTGGAAATTCTCATCAACGAAGATATCAAGCAGGCAATGCTCAATAAAGACAAAGCCAAACTTGAAGCCTTGCGTGCCATCAAAGCCGCTCTCCTCCTTGAAAAAACAGGCAAAGATGTCAGCAGTGGCGAGATTCCCGGTGAAGTTGAACTCAAACTTTTACAGAAACTGGTAAAACAACGCAGGGAAAGTGCTGAGGTTTATAAAGCCCAGCAGCGTCCTGAACTGGCAGAAGTTGAAATTTTCCAGGCCTCTATCATCGAAAAGTACCTTCCTGAACAAATGAGTGAAGATGAGTTGAAAGCTGTCATCCAGCGGATCATCGTAACTACCGGAGCTCAAAGCATAAAAGATATGGGCAAGGTAATGGGAATAGCAGGCAAGGAACTGGCCGGAAAGGCCGATAACAAGACCGTTGCAGATCTGATCAAACAAGCATTGGGATCTTAA
- the rpsI gene encoding 30S ribosomal protein S9, producing the protein MENTNAVGRRKTAIARVYLKEGTGTITVNGRDYKEYFPVAILQATVEQPFHITNTFGKYDVTVNMDGGGVKGQAEALRLGISRILCEIDPEMRPPLKAKGLLRRDPRMVERKKFGQKKARKRFQFSKR; encoded by the coding sequence ATGGAGAATACGAATGCTGTTGGCCGTCGTAAGACTGCAATCGCAAGGGTCTATCTAAAGGAAGGTACCGGTACCATTACCGTTAACGGACGCGACTATAAAGAATATTTCCCGGTGGCTATCCTGCAGGCAACTGTAGAACAGCCTTTCCATATCACCAATACATTTGGCAAATACGATGTTACTGTCAATATGGACGGTGGTGGAGTTAAAGGACAGGCTGAAGCCCTTCGTTTGGGTATCTCCCGCATCCTTTGCGAAATTGATCCTGAAATGCGCCCCCCTCTTAAGGCTAAAGGATTACTTCGTCGCGACCCACGTATGGTGGAACGTAAGAAATTCGGTCAGAAGAAAGCCCGTAAGCGCTTCCAGTTCAGCAAGCGTTAA
- the murG gene encoding undecaprenyldiphospho-muramoylpentapeptide beta-N-acetylglucosaminyltransferase encodes MQQPDSIKVILSGGGTGGHIFPAIAIANAIRNQVPNAEFLFVGAKGRMEMEKVPAAGFKIEGLWISGLQRRLTLDNLSFPFKVISSLIKARSIIRSFEPDIVIGTGGYASGPTLNAAASMGIPTLIQEQNSYPGITNKMLASKVQLICVAYEGMEKFFPASKIRITGNPIRQDITRNNLTKSEALSYFGLQEGPITLLVVGGSLGARTINQSIHSGLNLLAEQNIQLIWQTGKSYAEIAATSVSPYKGKGLMTTAFISRMDMAYAAADIVISRSGAIAISELCAIGKPCILVPSPNVTEDHQTKNTLALTAKNAAIMVKDKDAGQTLVKEVIKLSADKVLQDSLRKNILGLAHPDAAETIAKHALSLLKIKN; translated from the coding sequence ATGCAACAACCTGATTCCATAAAAGTAATCCTCAGCGGAGGAGGTACCGGGGGACATATCTTCCCGGCTATCGCCATTGCCAATGCTATCAGGAACCAGGTACCTAATGCAGAATTCCTGTTTGTAGGAGCCAAAGGACGCATGGAGATGGAAAAGGTTCCGGCAGCCGGATTTAAAATCGAAGGACTATGGATCAGTGGTTTACAAAGAAGGTTAACCCTTGATAATCTCAGTTTTCCTTTCAAAGTGATTTCCAGTCTTATCAAAGCCCGCAGCATTATCCGGTCATTCGAACCAGATATCGTAATTGGAACCGGTGGTTATGCTTCAGGCCCGACCTTAAACGCTGCAGCTTCAATGGGTATTCCAACCCTCATCCAGGAACAGAACTCATATCCTGGTATCACCAATAAGATGCTGGCCAGTAAGGTCCAACTGATCTGTGTTGCTTACGAAGGAATGGAAAAATTCTTCCCCGCTTCCAAAATCAGAATTACCGGAAACCCCATCCGGCAAGATATCACAAGAAATAACCTCACGAAATCAGAGGCTCTAAGTTACTTTGGCTTGCAGGAAGGCCCAATAACCCTGCTGGTTGTAGGAGGAAGCTTAGGGGCACGTACCATCAACCAAAGCATTCATTCCGGACTCAATCTTCTGGCTGAACAAAATATACAGCTCATCTGGCAGACCGGTAAATCATATGCTGAAATCGCGGCAACATCAGTGAGTCCTTACAAGGGAAAAGGACTCATGACTACAGCCTTTATAAGCAGGATGGATATGGCTTATGCAGCTGCTGACATCGTGATATCGAGGTCAGGAGCCATTGCCATTTCCGAATTATGTGCTATTGGAAAACCATGCATCCTGGTACCCTCCCCTAATGTAACTGAAGATCATCAAACTAAAAATACCCTTGCCCTGACGGCTAAAAATGCAGCAATCATGGTAAAGGACAAGGATGCCGGACAAACACTGGTGAAAGAGGTGATTAAGCTCTCAGCTGACAAGGTGCTTCAGGATTCACTCCGGAAGAACATACTTGGCCTTGCTCATCCAGATGCGGCTGAAACCATTGCAAAGCATGCTTTAAGTCTGCTTAAAATCAAAAACTAA
- the ftsZ gene encoding cell division protein FtsZ, with product MKFDLPKEQASIIKVIGVGGGGSNAVTHMFKQGIKGVDFYICNTDVQSLSLSPVPNKISLGATGLGAGSIPSVGRDSALQRESDIRGILEHNTSMLFITAGMGGGTGTGAAPVIARIARELGILTVGIVTKPFNFEGRKRLQQAEVGIEELKKYVDTILVICNDKLLDLQGDLKLSQAFGKADDVLTIAAKGIAEIITVTGRINVDFEDVKTVMSSSGKAIMGAGIASGPDRAMEAVQHALTSPLLDDTDIKGADHVLLYITSGKNEISLEELNEITAYITSQAGETANVFWGDGIDESLDDEIAITLIATGFDKKNRIVHKMDEETQNSFQLPSFLTSRPEPVNEVTLIDKSIHAPVARVEEPIQIVPEINIDTPLTLFEQAPKAIVKEEPVIDRTPVSPEPLEIRPVIKNEPEFEIISRPRIETPPTPQAPVSTHKPLVFPNQREPESQRLDRVSKLKDLSFMKSKNTGSIEEMEKQPAYMRRNVELQDTNNTDDTNISRYTLNTENASRTILKEGNPFFTDNVD from the coding sequence CTGAAATTCGACCTGCCAAAGGAACAGGCTTCAATCATCAAGGTCATAGGTGTTGGTGGCGGCGGTAGCAATGCTGTAACACATATGTTCAAGCAAGGAATTAAAGGCGTTGATTTCTACATCTGCAATACCGATGTTCAATCATTGTCGTTGAGTCCTGTTCCCAATAAGATATCACTCGGAGCTACCGGTCTCGGGGCCGGCTCAATACCTTCTGTTGGACGCGATTCTGCCCTGCAAAGGGAATCTGATATTCGTGGCATACTGGAGCATAATACCTCTATGTTGTTCATTACTGCCGGAATGGGTGGTGGAACCGGGACCGGTGCTGCCCCTGTAATTGCACGAATTGCCCGTGAACTTGGTATCCTCACAGTAGGCATCGTAACCAAACCTTTCAATTTCGAAGGCAGGAAACGACTACAACAAGCTGAAGTTGGTATTGAAGAACTCAAGAAATATGTAGATACCATACTGGTTATCTGCAATGATAAACTTCTCGATCTGCAAGGTGACCTCAAGTTAAGCCAGGCATTTGGCAAGGCTGATGATGTCCTGACTATTGCAGCCAAAGGTATTGCTGAAATCATTACTGTTACAGGCCGCATCAATGTGGACTTTGAAGATGTTAAGACAGTGATGAGCAGCAGTGGGAAAGCGATTATGGGTGCAGGCATTGCCAGTGGCCCCGACCGTGCCATGGAAGCCGTTCAACACGCACTTACATCTCCTTTGCTTGATGATACTGATATCAAAGGTGCTGACCATGTCCTGCTTTATATCACTTCCGGAAAGAATGAAATCTCTCTTGAAGAATTGAATGAGATTACTGCCTATATTACATCACAGGCAGGCGAAACCGCGAATGTATTCTGGGGTGATGGCATCGATGAATCGCTCGACGATGAGATAGCCATTACATTGATTGCCACTGGGTTTGATAAAAAAAACCGTATTGTTCATAAAATGGATGAGGAGACCCAGAACAGCTTTCAACTGCCTTCCTTTCTCACCAGCCGACCCGAACCTGTAAATGAGGTTACACTTATTGATAAGAGTATTCATGCACCCGTTGCCCGGGTTGAAGAACCTATTCAGATTGTACCGGAAATAAATATTGATACTCCTCTTACCCTGTTCGAACAGGCTCCAAAAGCTATCGTGAAGGAAGAACCTGTTATAGACAGAACTCCAGTTTCCCCGGAACCTCTTGAAATTCGTCCTGTTATCAAAAATGAACCTGAATTCGAGATAATCAGCCGTCCGCGCATTGAAACCCCTCCCACTCCCCAGGCTCCTGTAAGCACGCATAAACCATTGGTATTCCCAAATCAAAGGGAACCTGAATCACAGCGCCTTGACAGGGTTAGCAAGCTGAAAGACCTGAGTTTCATGAAGTCGAAGAATACAGGCTCCATTGAAGAAATGGAAAAACAACCGGCTTACATGCGCAGGAATGTGGAACTTCAGGATACGAATAATACCGATGATACCAATATCTCGAGGTATACTTTGAACACTGAAAATGCTTCAAGAACCATTCTAAAAGAGGGCAATCCCTTCTTTACTGATAATGTCGATTAA
- a CDS encoding transcriptional regulator: MTNPIRQLNKAFDSRIRLGIMALLMVNEKMDFNTLKDTLELTDGNLASHLSALEQLEFIRVQKQFIGRKPNTTFFATVAGREAFKKHIDGLEQMLKTEL, translated from the coding sequence ATGACCAACCCAATCCGCCAACTCAATAAAGCATTCGACAGCCGCATCCGTCTGGGGATCATGGCATTGCTGATGGTGAATGAGAAGATGGATTTCAATACACTCAAAGATACCCTGGAATTGACCGACGGAAACCTGGCCAGCCACCTCTCAGCACTCGAACAACTTGAATTTATTAGGGTACAGAAACAATTTATCGGAAGAAAACCTAATACGACCTTCTTCGCAACTGTTGCAGGCCGGGAAGCTTTTAAAAAACATATCGACGGACTTGAACAAATGCTTAAAACAGAGTTATAA
- the ftsA gene encoding cell division protein FtsA, with translation MESEIIVGLDIGTTKIAAIVGRKNDLGKIEVLGYGRSESIGVRRGVITNIENTVQSIQAAVKEAESRSGVNIRTVNVGIAGQHIRSLQHRGNMIRRNPDIEISQDDLDYLTSSMYNLAMNPGEKIIDVIPQEYTIDGESGVKEPKGQMGHQIEANFHIITGQTSAAMNILKCVQKAGYNVENMILEPLASSESVLSDEEKEAGVVLVDIGGGTTDLAIYLDGIIRHTAVIPFGGDIITEDIKTGCSIIKKHAEDLKVKFGSALARENKNEEVVAIPGLRGRPPKEITLKNLASIIQARMEEIIEYVYQEIKSTGLERRLIGGIVLTGGGAMLKHIEQLTQFMTAMDTRIGYPSEHLASTVPEEITSPMYATGIGLVMLGLDRFEQTKSLPQEVEIQEPDKEKPKKTAKKSGAGKGIVDWFNKFFEEGIS, from the coding sequence ATGGAATCGGAAATCATTGTCGGGCTCGACATAGGAACAACCAAAATAGCAGCCATTGTAGGCCGTAAGAATGACCTTGGAAAGATCGAGGTCCTCGGATATGGACGCAGTGAATCTATTGGGGTGCGCAGGGGTGTAATCACCAATATTGAAAATACTGTGCAGTCGATACAGGCTGCTGTAAAGGAAGCCGAATCCAGGTCAGGAGTGAATATCCGCACGGTAAATGTCGGAATAGCAGGACAACATATCCGCAGTTTGCAGCATCGTGGCAATATGATCCGCAGGAATCCGGATATTGAGATCAGCCAGGATGACCTGGATTACCTGACATCAAGTATGTATAACCTGGCTATGAATCCCGGAGAAAAAATCATTGACGTGATTCCGCAGGAATATACCATTGATGGAGAATCCGGTGTAAAAGAGCCAAAAGGACAGATGGGCCATCAGATAGAGGCTAATTTTCATATTATCACCGGGCAGACCTCGGCAGCGATGAATATCCTGAAGTGCGTTCAGAAGGCAGGGTATAATGTAGAAAACATGATACTTGAGCCCCTGGCATCATCAGAATCGGTTCTTAGTGACGAAGAAAAGGAAGCCGGTGTTGTGCTGGTTGATATTGGCGGAGGCACCACAGACCTTGCCATATACCTTGATGGAATTATCCGGCATACCGCTGTAATACCTTTCGGAGGAGATATCATTACAGAAGACATCAAGACAGGATGTAGCATCATCAAGAAACATGCTGAAGACCTGAAGGTAAAATTTGGTTCTGCCCTGGCACGTGAAAACAAGAATGAAGAAGTTGTTGCTATACCCGGACTGAGAGGCAGGCCACCAAAAGAAATTACCCTGAAAAACCTGGCCAGCATTATACAGGCCCGAATGGAAGAAATCATTGAATATGTCTACCAGGAGATTAAATCTACCGGACTTGAAAGAAGGCTTATTGGTGGAATCGTACTCACCGGTGGTGGAGCCATGCTGAAACATATTGAACAGCTGACTCAATTCATGACCGCAATGGATACCAGGATTGGATATCCCAGCGAACACCTGGCAAGTACTGTGCCTGAAGAGATCACAAGTCCTATGTATGCAACAGGTATAGGATTGGTAATGTTAGGATTGGATCGTTTCGAACAGACTAAATCCTTACCACAGGAAGTAGAAATTCAAGAACCAGACAAAGAAAAACCAAAGAAAACAGCCAAAAAATCTGGAGCCGGAAAAGGTATAGTGGACTGGTTCAATAAGTTCTTTGAAGAAGGTATAAGTTAA
- a CDS encoding elongation factor Ts: MANITASEVNKLRQQTGAGMMDCKNALVEADGDIEKAIDILRKKGQKLALKRADRDANQGIVIARTSDDKKFGAIIMLNCETDFVAKNEEFIEFAKRVLDLSIEVKCSSLEALKALTLDGRSISESVTDLTGKTGEKMELAHYECIEAPRVVAYNHFGNKLATILGFNMDNVAELDEVGKFVAMQVAAMNPVALDKDDVAKDLIEREMEIGKDQARAEGKPEEMVEKIAMGKLNKFYKESTLLNQEFINDNKLSIRDYITKANKDLTVTKFYRLQLGA; this comes from the coding sequence ATGGCTAATATTACAGCTTCAGAAGTAAACAAACTCCGTCAGCAGACCGGTGCCGGTATGATGGATTGTAAAAATGCCCTCGTAGAAGCCGATGGCGATATTGAAAAAGCAATTGATATCCTTCGCAAAAAAGGTCAGAAATTAGCACTGAAACGTGCCGATCGTGATGCCAACCAGGGTATTGTGATTGCCAGGACCAGTGACGATAAGAAATTTGGTGCTATCATCATGCTGAACTGCGAAACTGATTTCGTGGCCAAGAATGAAGAATTCATTGAATTTGCTAAACGTGTACTTGATCTTTCTATTGAAGTTAAATGTAGTTCACTTGAGGCTCTGAAAGCTCTTACCCTCGATGGACGCAGCATTAGTGAGAGTGTTACTGATCTTACCGGAAAAACCGGCGAGAAGATGGAACTTGCTCATTACGAATGTATCGAAGCTCCCCGCGTTGTTGCTTATAACCATTTTGGAAATAAGCTTGCTACCATTCTTGGTTTCAACATGGACAATGTAGCTGAATTAGATGAGGTTGGAAAGTTTGTCGCTATGCAGGTTGCTGCAATGAACCCTGTTGCCCTTGATAAGGACGATGTGGCTAAGGATTTGATCGAAAGAGAAATGGAAATCGGTAAGGACCAGGCTCGTGCTGAAGGTAAACCAGAAGAAATGGTTGAAAAGATTGCCATGGGCAAACTCAATAAGTTCTACAAAGAAAGCACCCTGTTAAACCAGGAATTTATCAATGATAATAAGCTTTCAATCCGTGATTATATCACTAAGGCCAATAAGGATCTAACGGTAACTAAATTCTACCGTCTGCAGTTGGGCGCATAA
- the rpsB gene encoding 30S ribosomal protein S2: protein MARTTFEELLDAGAHFGHLRRKWNPNMAPYIFMERNGIHIIDLYKTVAKIDEAASALKQISKSGKKVLFVATKKQAKALVSELVKPVNMPYVTERWPGGMLTNFATIRKAVKKMASLDKLMTSPSFTNISKRERLQITRERAKLEKNLGSIADLNKLPAAIFVVDIMKEHIAIAEARKLNIPTFAIVDTNSDPNLVDFPIPANDDASKSIALVVRKVVEAIEEGLSERKLDREKRSDDDHEEFDENGVRIGIDDLDEEETAAEREIARKKRLAEGEESSDERSKRPRKVVARKPGPSSAPRKPRP from the coding sequence ATGGCAAGAACAACTTTTGAAGAATTACTCGATGCAGGTGCACATTTCGGTCACCTCCGCCGTAAATGGAATCCCAACATGGCTCCTTATATTTTTATGGAGCGTAACGGAATCCACATCATCGACCTCTATAAAACCGTCGCAAAAATTGACGAAGCAGCCTCTGCCCTTAAGCAGATCTCTAAATCAGGTAAAAAGGTGCTTTTCGTTGCCACCAAGAAACAGGCTAAAGCTCTTGTTTCGGAACTGGTAAAGCCGGTAAATATGCCTTACGTTACTGAACGCTGGCCCGGTGGAATGCTTACCAACTTCGCTACCATCCGTAAAGCCGTCAAGAAAATGGCTTCCCTGGATAAACTGATGACAAGCCCCAGTTTTACCAATATTTCAAAACGTGAACGTCTGCAGATTACCCGCGAACGTGCTAAACTTGAAAAGAACCTGGGTTCAATCGCCGACCTGAATAAGCTGCCTGCAGCCATTTTCGTTGTCGATATCATGAAAGAACATATTGCAATTGCAGAAGCCCGCAAACTTAACATCCCTACTTTCGCAATCGTTGATACCAACAGTGACCCGAATCTCGTGGATTTCCCTATTCCAGCCAACGACGATGCTTCAAAATCCATCGCACTGGTTGTAAGGAAAGTAGTTGAAGCCATCGAAGAAGGTTTATCAGAACGTAAACTCGACCGCGAAAAGAGAAGCGATGACGATCACGAAGAGTTTGATGAAAACGGTGTTCGTATCGGTATTGATGATCTGGATGAAGAAGAAACTGCAGCTGAACGCGAAATTGCCCGTAAGAAACGCCTTGCAGAAGGTGAAGAATCCAGTGACGAACGTTCAAAACGTCCCCGCAAAGTGGTAGCCCGCAAACCAGGCCCAAGTAGCGCTCCCAGGAAACCAAGACCATAA
- a CDS encoding DUF4173 domain-containing protein: MLSEVSDILRIRNRLPWLLKAVKLFVIPILLLILFTTIFRFANLRFNEYFLQLDEYFRQFLAWLEQYLTLEHVFFIIFTSLLIIGGLYQSKWVDWSKREIHKNDHLIRTRQKSRYTLPFSQRNMALKDEYRVGIILLVMLNLLLLVVNVTEVLEMGKDYHTISAARMSGNLHDGTFLLIFSIILSIIVMMVLFRRNLNFYSRNQWLVKGAIVWIFQNLVLGLNVAWKNWFYISQYGLTYKRIGIIFFLLLIMTGLVLLMTKIRKRKSGWYLVKANAWSFYALFLILSVIDWDTLIIHYNLRPTAPKVDGWYLLQMPQDNIKLLNLNKERIRQADPNVASYIDEELRKMSESYQKTLASKEWQSYSLRDWQAKRFLENRE, encoded by the coding sequence ATGTTATCGGAAGTATCTGATATTTTGAGAATCAGGAACCGCTTACCCTGGTTATTGAAAGCAGTGAAACTATTTGTCATCCCGATTCTGCTCCTGATTCTTTTCACTACCATCTTTCGCTTTGCCAATCTTCGGTTCAATGAATATTTCCTTCAGTTGGATGAGTATTTCAGGCAATTCCTCGCCTGGCTTGAACAATACCTGACCCTTGAGCATGTTTTCTTTATCATATTCACCTCACTCCTTATAATTGGCGGCTTATACCAAAGCAAGTGGGTGGACTGGTCAAAAAGAGAGATCCACAAAAATGATCATCTGATCCGAACCAGGCAGAAGAGCAGATATACCCTACCCTTTTCCCAACGGAATATGGCGTTAAAAGATGAATACAGAGTAGGCATTATCCTGCTGGTGATGTTGAATCTGCTATTGCTGGTGGTGAACGTTACAGAAGTCCTTGAAATGGGCAAAGATTACCATACAATTTCTGCTGCCCGGATGTCAGGGAACCTGCATGATGGAACTTTCCTACTGATCTTCAGCATTATACTGTCGATTATTGTGATGATGGTGCTCTTCAGGCGGAATCTGAATTTCTATTCCCGTAATCAGTGGCTGGTAAAGGGCGCTATAGTCTGGATTTTTCAAAACCTGGTATTGGGGTTGAATGTAGCATGGAAAAACTGGTTCTATATTAGTCAGTATGGACTAACATATAAAAGAATAGGTATCATTTTTTTCCTGTTACTAATAATGACCGGATTAGTATTGCTGATGACAAAAATCAGGAAACGGAAATCGGGATGGTACCTTGTGAAAGCAAATGCCTGGAGTTTTTATGCACTTTTCCTGATTCTGAGTGTGATAGACTGGGACACCTTAATTATTCATTACAATCTGCGTCCCACAGCACCCAAGGTGGATGGATGGTATTTATTACAAATGCCGCAGGACAATATCAAATTGCTTAATTTGAATAAAGAAAGAATACGACAGGCTGATCCCAATGTTGCCAGCTATATTGATGAGGAACTAAGGAAAATGTCAGAAAGCTATCAGAAAACACTTGCATCAAAAGAATGGCAATCATACAGCCTCAGAGACTGGCAGGCAAAGAGATTCCTGGAGAACCGG
- the rplM gene encoding 50S ribosomal protein L13, with protein sequence MNTLSYRTLTPKADQITKEWLLVDAENEVVGRLATKVASLLRGKYKTNYTPHMDCGDNVIIINAEKVRFTGAKMDDKEYIHYSGYPGGQKKATPREVLRKKPEYIVEEAIRGMLPKNRLGAELFRNLRVFVGSEHDHGAQKPRLININEIK encoded by the coding sequence ATGAATACACTAAGTTACAGGACGCTGACCCCGAAAGCTGACCAGATCACAAAAGAATGGTTGCTGGTGGATGCTGAGAACGAAGTCGTAGGTCGCCTTGCTACCAAGGTTGCCAGCTTACTCCGTGGCAAGTACAAAACCAATTATACTCCGCATATGGATTGTGGCGATAACGTCATTATCATCAATGCTGAGAAGGTTCGTTTTACTGGTGCCAAGATGGATGATAAGGAATATATCCATTATTCAGGATATCCCGGAGGTCAGAAAAAGGCTACCCCAAGGGAAGTTCTGCGTAAGAAACCTGAATATATTGTGGAAGAAGCCATTCGTGGAATGCTCCCCAAAAACCGCTTAGGTGCAGAATTATTCCGCAACCTGCGCGTATTCGTTGGAAGCGAACACGATCACGGAGCTCAGAAACCAAGATTGATTAACATTAACGAAATCAAATAA
- a CDS encoding UDP-N-acetylmuramate--L-alanine ligase, producing the protein MQQLPTSGTIYFLGIGGIGMSALARYFLSSGWKVHGYDRTPTALTDQLQEEGMVIHFEENITLIPNQVNLVVYTPAVPIDHAEYRYFIQKKISILKRAEVLGLIAQDFQTIAIAGTHGKTTTTTLVSHLLKQSELDCQAFLGGISKNYESNLLLSDESPFLVAEADEFDRSFLQLFPFIAVITSIDADHLDIYGDHSKMLSTFTEFTGNIMPGGTLILKSGLELPLKLQEECTLYHYSMEGSGDFKATHLELREGLYHFDFHFPGGVWKDLVLGLPGLYNVENAVAALAAVWLCGADEDDIRPALESFQGVRRRFDIRFRGKNKVYIDDYAHHPAELTASITAARKLFPGKKITGIFQPHLFSRTRDFADDFAKSLELLDEIILLPIYPAREMPIPGINSEMLQSKIQGDKCILASLQDFPERLDVNNLEVLMTLGAGDIDTLAAPIERYLTLKLS; encoded by the coding sequence ATGCAACAGCTTCCCACTTCCGGCACCATTTATTTCCTGGGAATAGGAGGTATAGGTATGAGTGCCCTGGCAAGATATTTCCTCTCCTCCGGATGGAAAGTGCATGGGTATGACCGGACTCCTACTGCACTCACTGATCAGTTGCAGGAAGAAGGAATGGTTATCCATTTTGAGGAGAATATAACTCTGATTCCCAACCAGGTTAATCTTGTCGTTTATACACCGGCAGTTCCCATTGACCATGCCGAATACAGGTATTTTATCCAAAAGAAAATCAGTATCCTGAAAAGAGCCGAAGTATTGGGACTAATTGCTCAGGACTTCCAAACCATTGCTATTGCGGGAACTCATGGTAAAACAACTACAACGACCCTGGTTTCCCACTTGCTGAAACAATCAGAACTGGATTGCCAGGCATTTCTTGGAGGAATCAGCAAGAATTATGAAAGCAATCTTTTACTGTCCGATGAATCACCCTTCCTGGTAGCTGAAGCTGATGAATTTGACCGGTCATTCCTACAGCTTTTCCCATTCATTGCAGTGATCACCAGTATTGATGCTGACCACCTGGATATATATGGTGACCACTCCAAAATGCTGAGCACTTTCACTGAGTTTACAGGCAATATTATGCCAGGTGGAACCCTGATCCTCAAATCAGGCCTGGAACTTCCTCTTAAACTCCAGGAAGAGTGCACACTATATCACTACAGCATGGAAGGCTCCGGTGATTTCAAGGCTACCCATCTGGAACTAAGGGAAGGTCTCTATCATTTTGACTTCCACTTCCCCGGAGGTGTTTGGAAAGATTTAGTACTCGGGCTTCCCGGATTATATAATGTTGAAAATGCCGTTGCAGCATTGGCAGCAGTATGGCTTTGCGGAGCTGATGAAGATGACATCAGGCCAGCGCTTGAATCTTTCCAGGGAGTTAGAAGAAGATTCGATATTCGATTCAGGGGAAAGAACAAAGTGTATATTGATGACTATGCCCATCACCCGGCTGAACTAACAGCCAGTATCACCGCGGCACGAAAGCTTTTCCCGGGGAAAAAGATTACCGGTATTTTTCAACCGCATCTTTTTAGCCGAACACGTGACTTCGCTGATGACTTTGCAAAGTCCCTGGAGTTATTGGATGAAATCATCCTTTTACCAATCTATCCTGCCAGGGAAATGCCTATACCCGGAATAAACTCTGAAATGCTGCAATCAAAAATCCAAGGTGACAAATGTATCCTTGCCAGCTTGCAGGATTTTCCGGAACGCCTGGATGTGAACAATTTAGAAGTACTAATGACCTTAGGTGCAGGCGATATTGATACTCTGGCTGCACCCATCGAACGATACCTGACCTTAAAATTATCATAA